A single window of Onychomys torridus chromosome 8, mOncTor1.1, whole genome shotgun sequence DNA harbors:
- the Tob1 gene encoding protein Tob1 has product MQLEIQVALNFIISYLYNKLPRRRVNIFGEELERLLKKKYEGHWYPEKPYKGSGFRCIHVGEKVDPVIEQASKESGLDIDDVRGNLPQDLSVWIDPFEVSYQIGEKGPVKVLYVDDNNENGCELDKEIKNSFNPEAQVFMPISDPASSVSSSPSPPFGHSAAVSPTFMPRSTQPLTFTTATFAATKFGSTKMKNSGRSSKVARTSPINLGLNVNDLLKQKAISSSMHSLYGLGLGSQPQPQQQQQQQQQPQQQQQPPSQPQPPPPPPQQQQQQQTSALSPNAKEFIFPNMQGQGSSTNGMFPGDSPLNLSPLQYSNAFDVFAAYGGLNEKSFVDGLNFSLNNMQYSNQQFQPVMAN; this is encoded by the coding sequence ATGCAGCTTGAAATCCAAGTAGCACTAAATTTTATCATTTCATACTTGTACAATAAGCTTCCCAGGAGACGGGTCAACATTTTTGGTGAAGAGCTTGAAAGACTTCTTAAGAAGAAATATGAAGGGCACTGGTATCCTGAAAAGCCATACAAAGGATCAGGGTTTAGATGTATACATGTAGGGGAGAAAGTGGACCCGGTGATTGAACAAGCGTCCAAAGAGAGTGGTTTGGACATTGATGATGTTCGTGGCAATCTGCCACAGGATCTCAGCGTTTGGATCGACCCATTTGAGGTTTCCTACCAAATTGGTGAAAAGGGACCAGTGAAGGTGCTCTATGTGGATGACAATAATGAAAATGGATGTGAGCTGGATAAGGAGATCAAAAACAGCTTTAACCCAGAGGCCCAGGTTTTCATGCCCATAAGTGACCCGGCCTCCTCAGTGTCCAGCTCTCCATCGCCTCCCTTTGGTCACTCTGCTGCTGTCAGCCCTACCTTCATGCCCCGGTCCACTCAGCCTTTAACCTTTACCACGGCCACGTTTGCTGCCACCAAGTTCGGCTCCACCAAAATGAAGAACAGTGGGCGTAGCAGCAAGGTAGCACGTACTTCTCCGATCAACCTCGGCCTGAATGTGAACGACCTCCTGAAGCAGAAAGCCATCTCTTCCTCAATGCACTCTCTGTATGGGCTGGGCCTGGGcagccagcctcagccacagcaacagcagcagcagcagcagcagccgcagcagcagcagcagccaccatcccagccacagcctccaccaccacctccacagcagcagcagcagcagcaaacctctgctctgtctcccaaTGCCAAGGAATTCATTTTTCCTAATATGCAGGGTCAAGGTAGTAGTACCAATGGAATGTTCCCAGGTGACAGCCCCCTAAACCTCAGTCCTCTCCAGTACAGTAATGCCTTTGATGTGTTTGCGGCCTACGGAGGCCTCAACGAGAAGTCTTTCGTAGATGGCTTGAATTTTAGCTTAAATAACATGCAGTATTCTAACCAGCAATTCCAGCCTGTTATggctaactaa